A window from Staphylococcus succinus encodes these proteins:
- a CDS encoding GlsB/YeaQ/YmgE family stress response membrane protein, producing MGFILMLIIGGLIGWIAGGIVGKDIPGGILGNIIAGIVGSALGSWLLGDWGWHIGGIAIFPALIGTIILVAVVSFIVGKLRKKK from the coding sequence ATGGGCTTTATACTTATGTTAATTATCGGTGGTTTAATCGGTTGGATTGCCGGTGGTATTGTCGGAAAAGATATTCCAGGTGGTATTTTAGGGAATATTATTGCAGGTATCGTTGGGTCAGCACTCGGTTCATGGTTACTTGGTGATTGGGGTTGGCACATAGGTGGTATTGCTATATTCCCAGCACTTATCGGTACAATTATACTTGTTGCGGTAGTTTCCTTTATTGTAGGTAAATTACGCAAAAAAAAATAA